TATCTGGTGCAGAAGGAAGAGCGCCGCACGCAGTTGATGAACGCATACAAAAATCAGCGCGAACGCATCGAGGCGCTGGAGATGTTCATCAACCGCTTCCGCTACCAGGCCACCAAGGCCAAGCAGGTGCAGTCGCGCATCAAGGAGCTCGAAAAGATCGAGCGCATCGAGGTCCCGGAAGAGGAAGCGACGATTCACTTCAAGTTTCCGCAGCCCATCGCCTCGGGCCGCACGGTGCTCGATGTGAAGAACATTTCAAAAAGCTATGGCGAAAAGCTGGTGCTGAAAGACGTCTCTTTCACCATCGACCGCGGCGATCGCATTGCTCTTGTGGGGATCAACGGAGCGGGCAAATCGACGTTGATGCGCATGCTGGCGGGGATGGAGAAGCCGACGTCGGGCGAGATTCGCGTCGGCCACAACGTCATCTCGGATTATTTCGCGCAGGACCAGTACAAGGTCCTCGACGGCAGCGCACGCATGCTCGAAGACATTACCGGCGCCAATCCGCGCGTCGATACCGTAACGCTGCGAAATCTGCTGGGCTGCTTCATGTTCACGGGCGACGACGTCTTCAAGACGCTCGGGGTGCTCTCAGGCGGCGAACGAAATCGCTACGCACTTGCGCGCATGCTCGTCTCGCCGGCCAACTTCCTGCTGCTGGATGAGCCGACGAATCACCTCGACATGCGCGCGAAAGACGTGCTGCTTGACGCGATCAAGGAGTTCACCGGCACCGTGCTGTTCGTCTCGCATGATCGCTATTTCATCGATGGTCTCGCTACGCGCGTCTTCGAGGTGGAAGACCACCGCGCGCACATCTATCCCGGCAATTACGAGGACTATCTGTTCCGCAAAACCGGCGGCCTCGCCACAGACTCGAGTTCGCTTGCCACGCAGCTGAAGACTGAATCCGCCACGGGCGCGAGGATCGACGCGGCAACCGGCATGTTGAAGCCGGTCGCGCAGGTCGGAACCAGCCAGGCCGTCAAGGCTGAAGAGCCTCGCGCTCCGGAGCAGCAAAAGCCTGCTGAAACGCTCGTCATCACTTCCGACAACGAGCCCTGGGAGTCCACGCACGAGATCGAAGGTTCACTCGCTCCTGTGACGTCCGCGCCGAAGCATGCCGCGAAGCGCCTCAATCCGATCAAGCTGAAACAGATGGAAGATCGCGTCGCCGCCATCGAAGACGAGCTCTCCGATCTCGACGCGCGCATTGGACAAGCTGAGCAGCAGCAGGCGGTTTTCACCACGGCGGAATCGGCGCGCGCGCTCGCCGTCGAACTCGAAACGCTGCGCGAGCAGCATGCGGTCCGCACGGCCGAGTGGGAAGAGCTTGCTTCGCAGCTTGAGGAAGCCACAACCGCCTAACATTTAATATCTATTCACATGCGCATTCTCATCGTCGGCGCCGGAGCTACCGGCGGATTCTATGGCGGCCGCCTCGCTCAAATCGGCCGTGATGTCACTTTCCTGGTCCGCGCTGCGCGCGCCGAAAAACTTCGGCGCAATGGTCTCCAGATCGTCAGCCCGCTGGGCGATGCCACTATCCAGCCGCAGCTCATCACCGCCGACGAACTCCGCGCCAAGCCGCGGCCTTTCGACCTCGTCCTTCTTGCCACCAAGTCCTATTCGCTCGAGGCTGCGATCGAAGACTTCGCGCCGGCCGTCGGCGCCGAGACTGCAATTCTGCCGATCCTCAATGGCATGCGTCAGCTCGATCTGCTCGACGCGCGCTTCGGGTCCGAGCGCGTCCTCGGCGGCACGTGCCGCATCAACAGCGATGTCGACGCCGAAGGCCGGATTCTGCAGCTTTCGACGCTCGGCGACCTCACCTTCGGCGAGCGCAACGGGCAACACACGCCGCGTATCGAGCGCATCGACAACGAACTCAACGGAGCACTGTTCAAGGTCGTCCTTTCGCCGGACGTCCTCGCTGCGATGTGGAACAAGTGGTACATTCTTGCCGCGCTGAATATCATCTGCATTCTTCCGCGAGGCACCTGCGGGG
The genomic region above belongs to Acidobacteriaceae bacterium and contains:
- a CDS encoding ABC-F family ATP-binding cassette domain-containing protein, translating into MLQLSAAGKRFGPKLLFEDVNWLITPNERTGLVGGNGTGKSTLLKILAGMESLDYGTRTHTKGMTLGYLPQDGLALSGRSVFDECLSVFDEIRGLEVEYEQLTHIMSDADPKSPEYHAAADRYSEIADLLHAHDIYTLDAQVGAVLAGLGFSKQDWQRRTEEFSGGWQMRIALAKLLLQKPSLLLLDEPTNHLDLESRNWLEEYLTNYEHAFVLISHDRYFLDVTVNKTVEVWNKRMHVYHGNYEKYLVQKEERRTQLMNAYKNQRERIEALEMFINRFRYQATKAKQVQSRIKELEKIERIEVPEEEATIHFKFPQPIASGRTVLDVKNISKSYGEKLVLKDVSFTIDRGDRIALVGINGAGKSTLMRMLAGMEKPTSGEIRVGHNVISDYFAQDQYKVLDGSARMLEDITGANPRVDTVTLRNLLGCFMFTGDDVFKTLGVLSGGERNRYALARMLVSPANFLLLDEPTNHLDMRAKDVLLDAIKEFTGTVLFVSHDRYFIDGLATRVFEVEDHRAHIYPGNYEDYLFRKTGGLATDSSSLATQLKTESATGARIDAATGMLKPVAQVGTSQAVKAEEPRAPEQQKPAETLVITSDNEPWESTHEIEGSLAPVTSAPKHAAKRLNPIKLKQMEDRVAAIEDELSDLDARIGQAEQQQAVFTTAESARALAVELETLREQHAVRTAEWEELASQLEEATTA
- a CDS encoding ketopantoate reductase family protein → MRILIVGAGATGGFYGGRLAQIGRDVTFLVRAARAEKLRRNGLQIVSPLGDATIQPQLITADELRAKPRPFDLVLLATKSYSLEAAIEDFAPAVGAETAILPILNGMRQLDLLDARFGSERVLGGTCRINSDVDAEGRILQLSTLGDLTFGERNGQHTPRIERIDNELNGALFKVVLSPDVLAAMWNKWYILAALNIICILPRGTCGEVVAVPRGLAFANASIDECIAVATANGYPPSDKLIEWDRKRLTEPGSDLTSSMYRDMMKNAAVEADHIIGDLVARAEAHNVAAPLLCATYVQLKVYEQRGAAAS